Within Anopheles nili chromosome 3, idAnoNiliSN_F5_01, whole genome shotgun sequence, the genomic segment CTATATTGCACTGATTTTTAGACAATTTAGAATAACATGGTATACCTGTTATGTGTACAAtctcttccattttttgttgttgtttgaataaatgatggtTATGTAAATGATGTCCATTTGAAATTTGATTCAACCGTTGCAATGCCCCGTTTGGCAATGCCTTATCCGTGTGTCACTGCAAAAAACCCCTCATAACGGTTGTCATAAATTAAATAACTCTAAACTAACACCCCTCAATACCACCACAGTGGTAAAGATCGCGCGCTTCGTACCCCCATCGATCTCGTCTTATCGCACACGCACTCGTCAATCTCAACCAACCTGCTGCCATCCGCTTTAATGGCCTCATTCCTTGCTGGACCGTAAATTCCGCGCACACCATCCACGGAGGACATCCACCGATCACAGCCGATAGCATTAGCCGGTCCGACCAAAACCAACAATCCTCCTGATCGCTCTATTACGGTACACACGGTAGTCGTTTCCAGTGGAGCGGTTTTTGTATCATTATTCGTACTGCTGCTATTCCCACCGGccgcaaaccgatcgatctccGACAATCCGGCAGGCGCGATCATTAGTATCAGCTCGCGATCCCGGCGTTCCGCGTGACTATCGGAACTTATCGCTCGCGAGCATCGTTCCCGAAACCGACGCGACGCCATCAGACGGTGCCCGCAAGGGACACGCGCTTATTTTGACAAAACGCCACTAAACGCAGCCACCCGGCGGGAGGCGTGAATTTGATCGAGCACCTCATTCTCTGGCTGTCTTCAGTGGCTCCGGTGGCTACCGCGGGCTAGGCTGGCTCGTAATAAATCAGCTAGGCTCACCTTTTTGACATTTGCCCAAAATCGCAGGGCCTCGCGGCGAGCGGGCGCGCCCAAACAGCCACACCAGCACCACTTCTAACCTTCGCTTCTTCCGATACGATCCTGGCCACCGGAGAAGCCCGCGAGTGCCAATCCAGGCTCGAGTGTGAGCATGATTAATGATCTCTCCTCAGCGCTCTGACATGTGTTTCGCTACACTTGCACTTTACGCTGCGGTGGCTCGAACGAGGAGTGGAGCGATTGATTGTTTAATTGCGCTGCGCCTGCAAGCCGGCGGAAGTGATCCGGCACGGCCACGGTGACCGGTGGCTTTGTGATCggccacgttttttttttgcctgaaGTTCAGCCTGAAGCTGCCCGCAATCGTCTTCCCGGTAGGTGGCCGCTTGGGCTTTAGAATGGGGGTGTTCTAATGTCACCCGCCAGGGCAAAAGGCACACACCCAGCTTAATCCCTTGCCAAGGGTGTTTGGAAAGAaaggttgtgtgtgtgtgcgtgtgtgtttgtgtgtgtgcacttaCCCTCAAGCGATGGCTTTctatcgatcggtcgatcggcgGCCCGTTCCACAGCGTGTCCGATTTCGCGCCACTATCACTTTTTTCTCGCCCTGTGCCACCTGGCGTGGTGTTTGCGAATCAGGCGACCCTGTGCCTGGTCAAACGGGCTTTCGTTCACGCTTATCTTGCGAACTACAATCGCCCGGTTTACGTTAGCCTGTGCATGCGCTCGACATACGCAACCGAGCGGTGATCCACGGGTAGTCGATGGAGGGCCACAAATCCCTGGCCCTTGGTTCATCGGAAAAGGGCAGCGAAACGCAGATTTATGCATCAATCGGGTTCGACGGCGGGCGTGCGCACACACGCTGGGAGCTGGCAATAATATTAGCTTtaataaaatggaaattcaCTACCGCGCGAATGGTGCGCGAGGCGTTTCGCACGCTGAAGGCAACATGTTCGCGTAATGAAGCTGCATTTGCAACGATCGATGTGTTGAGTCACGTCGAGGAGCCATCGAACGGAgtggttgattatttttgaTGGGATCGTTTAATCCTGTGCATCAGTCCAATTCACCTGCATTATTTATTGGAGCACATGACAAATCACGCCTGGAAAAGGGCTCTAAAACCATAGTCATATGATGTGATCAGTATTTTTGGTTAAGCAAAATGgtaaatttttgaaaattaaaaacctaACTATACTTTATATTAAAATGGAGATATAGCAATATTCTTCAATAAGAGCACAAAGCTAAGTTAATTTCAAATACATTATCActttttgtattattattttaacttCTTAGTAGGTTTAGTTTATTTTAGTAATATCACATTTCCAATGTAGAATTTATTATCGGTTTCGTAAGAGATGCTAACctaaaaatcaaagaaaataGTTCTTAAAATTGTAAATGTTTTTACTACGGtcttttatataaaaaatggCTCCGTTGTGCACTTGTTAAAAGGATCACACCTTACGCGGTAATAAAGAGCAGCGTGAACGACTGTTTCCTTTAACTTTTTCAAACGCTTTGTGTTTGCCAAAATCTGAATCCATCACTTCCTCCGACAGCCGAAAGACGCATCAAACGATCCAATCGCCAGAACAGCCCCCATCTGCCACCCAAAAGGGCGATAGACCGACGCAGGAAGGACCGGTGCGTAGAGCCGTCTAATAAAAACGTCGATTGCACAATCACCCATCGCAGTATCGGCCAGCTGGCCCGCAGCATTCGAAAGGTGCAAGTGATAGCCGAATCCGTGCGAAGCAAGGAGCCACCAACAGGACGGAGGGCACAATCGCAGGCtccctgctgctgttgctgctacgtCACCGGACGGTTCAAACAAACTGCTCAATCAAACGGACCCGACCCGCGCTGGACAGCTCGAGACTGTTTGCCGAGCAAAAGGGAGCAACGCTGCGGTGAAGGCAGCAGCATGCATGCATCATTAGCGGCAAACATGTCGATATGTGTTGGTtggggagagagagggagggagggagggagggaggaggagaaggaggggggggggcgtgaTCGCCCAAGCGCGATAGCATAAGTAGGTAATCGAGGCGTAGTGGCGTCGTCCCGCGTCGTCCACACAAACGGCACGCGGCAGCTGACCAAATATATTCCACACGCGGCACGCTTGACTTGACCGCGTGCTCTGACCACGACCGGGTGTTGTCTATTGGCTGGCTGTCAGCTGGACCCTGGTACGCCACCGAATCCTGCCAGGCGTGCTGCGATGCGTTGCGCACCCGCGTAAACCGGGGTGGCGTACGCgatcgtcattttttttttccctttgctGCATGTGGAGCTACTCCTTTCGCTCAACGCCACCAGGTGGAGCTAATGTGCACCGTTTCACCGGACACGCCGATTAAGATCAACCCCCGGAGAGTTTAGGGCACCAGGCAGCTTATCGACCGCAAACATTGGGGCCTACCGAAGGGCTAATCGCTTGCTTTGGGTCAAAACCGAATCAATCACGCTCACTCTACGACAGGGCGGCGTCGCCAAAGCCCTTTCGCCGGTGTCGCGCGGGTTACTTAGCAGAAGCCGTGGGTTAGCTTTGtgttgtttacttttttttctcgaccaTAAAGTACCGCAGGGACCTTTGGCATGGCAACCGTGTAATAAACCTGTTTTATGCGTCTTTCCGTGGACTATATCGCGACACCAAACCGGCGTGTTAGTTTGGGCGGAAAAATGACTTCCCGGAAACGCCACCGACGAGAGTCGTGCGGAACAGCCAGTGTGGCGTTATGGAGGAGCTGCCACGGGTTTCACCTAAAAGTGCTTCCTAAAATTTATTGACGCCGTGCCGCAATACCTTCATAAGACCCCTTTCGAAGGGCACGAAACTCAGCTCCCAACCgtggaaaacataaaaagttTACTCCGTTTCGCGGAACAAAAACGCCATCTTCAGCATCCCGGCGACTTCGGGTTTTTCCACGCGATTGGGGAAATCTCAAGTGGCCAATTGATTTATCGGCCTCGGGTGGGCCGCTTCATAACTCGTCCCAACTGTCAAAACGTATTAACCATGCCggccggtgtgtttgtgtgtgcgaggacGCGTTTATGGGTCGCGTTGACAGCAAGGGCCATCGCGTGCTGGAACGTTTAACTAGTTCACGCGTCACCCGGGTTGTGTGCTAGAATTTTCCCGGTTGCTGTGTTGGGTAGCGCCTAACGCGTATCCTGGTAACACACACGTGTCGTAGTAACCGTTGCCGTAcgcgcgcgtttgttttcccgctgCAAAATCTGAACACCACTCGAGTTCGCGGTGTAGTTCACTGAGTTTCGCCGGTGTGGCTGGGTCgtttgttgggtttttgctCACCGTTTTCCGTGTCGTTTTTCCGAAGCATCCTCACGCAGCCATGTCGAACAAAGCGGCGGTGACGTTCGAGAAGCCACTGCAGCATCTCAGCCTAGCTGATTGGCATTCACGGCTTACCCAGCTGAAGAATGTGGCTTACACGCAGCGTTCGGACGCGTTCGAGTTGCGGCACTCGGCACGTAACCTCCGGAACGAAACCCACATCCAGACGCACTGGGATACGTTCCACAACAACGACCGACTCTCCGACCGAGTGGCTGAGTTGGATCGTTGGCGTGAACGGATGCGTCTCATGCTGCAACGTGTCGTTGATGAGATTCGAGCGTTACGCGAGGAAAAGTCCTGCACCGAGCGTGATTTGGATGGGCATATTACACCGCTCACGGTGGTGACGGAGTGCATTGGTATGCGAGATGGAAGGCTTGGATCGGAGCTGACGTACGACGATGGTGACACGGAGCTGAAGAACGAATTGTGCATCGTCGAGAACAACCAGCGGTTGCTTCGGGACCAGAATCAGGCCGCTTGGGAGCAGCTGAATCGTTTGCAGGAAGTTAAGTTCAAGTTGGAGCTCGATCTAACCGATAAGGACGAAGCACAAGCGATCGACTCGCAGCAGTTGCAGGTGGACCAACATTGTGGGGATGTTTCGTTCAAGACGGATCCAACGCGCGTTCCCAGGGAGTCCGTATTCGAGTCCACGCTGGACCCATtcgttggtggaaaacgtGCTCACGCTTGATGTCTCTTTCGTTTTAGCTCCTGTACGTACGGAAATTGGTTGGAGTACTGCGAGGAGCTGGTTGCCTTGGCCGAGAATGCCTTGTCGGATTCGTTTTCGATTCGTGAGTCATTGTTCGCGACACGCGAGAAGGCTCGTAACATCCTGCGAGCCCAGCAGGACCGCACAGCGCATACGTTGCGCAAGCGCATCTTTGAAACACAACGCGCCCGTAACGAGCTCGAGTACCAGCTCGGAAAGGTAGGTCCTTTTTGTTCCCCAAACGAAGCCTTTTATTTATCCATCCCTCACGAAACCGTCGGCAGATGAAGGAGGAGATGGAACGGTGCCTTCGCGAGATTGAAGCCCTCGAACGTGCCCATGACCAGAAGGTGGAAGCGTTGAAGGTTGTCGAAACGAGGCTGGAAAATCGCGCTCAGCGTTCGGGAATGGAGTTGTGTGTTGACGAGTCGTACCACGGACTGTGTGAAGAGGTTCAGAAGCTGCGGGACACCATTAACATTCTGCGAGCCAAGATCGACGCCACGAAGACGACTTACAACTCGGTGCGGGATCATGCCAACAGGATCGATCAGGACCTCCAGAACAAGCAGCATTCGCTCATGACCGATATCCGAGCGTTGGATCTGCGTGGCCGTCTGCGTACAGGCGAGTTCGGTGGTTTACCGACTCAAACCGATCGAAATATTCAGCTGTCGCGCATCGAGGATGAGATCCCAAAAACGTAAattgccttttttcttgaGGATAATGTTCCATTTCGGAGTGATGTGGCAGTTTGCTCGTTCGAAATTATCGCGCCGGTGTTCGATGACCCACAAACATGCAGAATGTGGGAGATATTTTGCAAGAAAACGCTTCTCGTTACGCTTTTTACTCATACGCCTCGAGAGATCGTGGCCTATATGCGCACTCTCGTTCAACTGCACCTAGCGGCACCGCCAACAAAAGGCTAGACACTTTCCTGCACCTTCTAAACGCGAAAGCGTAGTTTGTTTTGAGCACCTGAACGACCATAATAAACACATACCGGTGGCACACGTGAGCATGGCTTTTTACTTGCAAACCCAAGTCGCGAACCAACATGGTGCCCCGAGAAAAtcgtttataaaaaaatatcgaaacaaaataaaatcacgTTTCCTTTTACAACTCGCCTGCAACCGGtcgctgggtggaaaagtggtgCGCGAAACCCTTTTCCCGGCTGGGCCTCGAACCGTACCGAGCATTTATTGCAGCCGCGTTCAAGTGGGCttacatcttttttttttcttctcgcgctgtAACCAAATTCTATGAGTTATCGCTTTTCCGAAGGGAGCGAAAATAAGTTGTTTCCCGTTTGGCGCCTTAGGTGTCTTGATTGGATTCGAAAGGCAGGCACGCGGTGAGCAGATCGATAATCGATCGTCTAATCCCCCCAGAGCTAGGCCAACCTAGATGGAATTGCTTGATTTTGATCGAAACTAGCGCCTTTTGCCGTTAGGAATTTAGAAACTTTTCCCTTAAATCAACACTTCGTGCCATCCAAAGTACGTCGAAATCTAAATTGCGGCTAAATCACCCAGCATGTTCCTGTAACGCGTTCGATTCGCTCACGCAGTGAGCATTGATGAATTAGTTGCATTTATCGACGCTTATCGTGTTAAGTGTTAAATTATGTACGATTGCGCCCGGTTCGCAGGACTGCCGCAAGCGCGTTAACACGATCCCGCCAGGTTGGTCCATAAATTTCGCTGCTGCGATCGGTCGGTACGAACTGCCGGTTAAACGGTGCTAGCGACCACGTTGTCACTGGTCCGGGCAAAGGTCTAGTTTATTCGCAACCGGCGACCGGCCACTTCCAGCTGAGCGGAACACCATCGGATTTGCAACTTGCTGCGGTTTGTCATTATCCTTGCTTACCCTTAAAATTGTATCGCAATTTCATGCCCGGTTA encodes:
- the LOC128726612 gene encoding tektin-2, translated to MSNKAAVTFEKPLQHLSLADWHSRLTQLKNVAYTQRSDAFELRHSARNLRNETHIQTHWDTFHNNDRLSDRVAELDRWRERMRLMLQRVVDEIRALREEKSCTERDLDGHITPLTVVTECIGMRDGRLGSELTYDDGDTELKNELCIVENNQRLLRDQNQAAWEQLNRLQEVKFKLELDLTDKDEAQAIDSQQLQVDQHCGDVSFKTDPTRVPRDSCTYGNWLEYCEELVALAENALSDSFSIRESLFATREKARNILRAQQDRTAHTLRKRIFETQRARNELEYQLGKMKEEMERCLREIEALERAHDQKVEALKVVETRLENRAQRSGMELCVDESYHGLCEEVQKLRDTINILRAKIDATKTTYNSVRDHANRIDQDLQNKQHSLMTDIRALDLRGRLRTGEFGGLPTQTDRNIQLSRIEDEIPKT